CAATGGCCTTTAAAGTGAGCTCCTGTGTACATaactataaatatatatatataaatatacataccTTTTAGGCATCATTTTTGTTGGGACTGTATAAACaaactgataatgatgatgatgatgatgatgatggtcaaACAAGCCAGTGTCTGTCTACCCATGCCCTGTCATACTTGTCATCTATCtgccctgtttttttttatttgttaatccTTCTGCATGAGGAATCGCAAGTACTAAAATGTTCGGGAGGCGACGGGATGAGGCGATACAACCCCCAACCTTCAACTGTGACACTGGGACACTatgacacccacaccacacctttcACTGACTGACATTGACACTGGCTGGGAGGACGTCCTTATATGATATGCACacaaccacatcaccacaccacacatcaacTTAATGTCTGGAGTTGACTAAGAGACTAtataacagcacacacacatgaccacctgagagggagagagaaagagacagtgacagaaacaacaaacaccccaaCAATACACTACCATTCTTGACATACCTTGAATGACCTTTACTAACCTTGACACAGCCTGAGACAGCAAGACTCAAACCAAACACCACCCTGTACATAATAGAATGCCTTGTCCCTTGTCGCGCTCCCTTGTCCCAGAGACTCAAACACTCGTAACTTGTAAAACAGACTTAGCCACCGCAGCAGATCCACCCAACCCAACGCTGCTTGTGTGGCGGTGGCAGAGAGCAGTCCAGAGTGATTTAATATGAAGTGTATGAAAGTATTAAGATATGAATAAAAACTAAAGTGCTCATCATGGTTGTATTAATGCTTACCTTCCACCTGTGTTCCTGTCATGTTTGTATTATTAGTATTGCAGTGAAGTTCTTTATGATTGTATTAGTATTTCcataaccccttgagtactgtgatgtgttttcatattcaatttgtgtactatttggtgattttatgcaacttcagacacttatgtggagattaaaatagtgaagactctggccattaatcttctgacctccttagacccttcctgatatcaataaaatggtttaatggtacacaaatctcatggtgaaAATACTAAAGTAGGttatttcctccccttccctcatatCAACTAAGTTTATTATGACCTGTCTTCCCTAAATTCTCCTATTTCCCTCTGTTTCTCATGTTTCTCTCAAgttctgttattttcctttcggTTTACTGTTTCCCTCTGGTTCTCCTATTTTCCTAtgattctcattttctttagtttttcctatttatctctggttttcctgtttttctctggTTCTCATATATTATTCTAGTTCTGCTTTCCTCtggtttattattttcctcagaTTCTCCTGTTCCATTTCGGCTCATTCAATGTCTTAATtccatataaataaaaagaccaaataaaaataaaaatattcaatttattaagggaaaaaaagcaaagtaCACAAAATTAAATAGTTACTTAATAATTTGACttcacataaataaaaaacaaaaaaataagatataattGATCTATTTAacttaagagaagaaaaacaaattaatgtcGACAAAATAGGTGCTCTGGGAATGAGAGAGTTGCTGGCAGCCTCGCCGGTGtaagtgtaaacaaacatggtggTGCCCATAAGCAGGGTAGCCTCACGCGGGGTTGTCTTCACTCGGGAACTGCGGCACCCTTACACTACACTGCTTTTGGTGGTGAAGGtaagtgtgtggtgatgagatagtggtgttgttgtggtgttcacGTGGTGTCGGTGGTGTGATGTTATAGTGTTACCTAATCACTGCCTCTCTCTTGTGTGCGGTACGTAGAGGTGTCCAGTGGAATGCTAGCTGCTATGTACCGGCTCCTATGTACCACTTGTTTGGCGTATATGTACCATTGTTGGGCTGCTCTGTACTGGCTCTTATGTACCACTACTTTGGCTTGTATGCACCAAACAAGGCTGTTATGTACCAGATACCAAgttaggaaataaaaacacacaaggagataaaacacaaaaccaTAAACATATTGAAATTGTATACATTTATTAAAAGTTGTGAAGCAATAAAATTCAACAAGCTGCACATTGTTAATACAATGTTTGTTCTCATATTTCATCCAAACAACACAACCATAAACACAAAACCATAAACATGAGAATTGCATACAATAATTAAAAGTTGTCAAGCAATAGAATTTAGCAAGCTGCACATTGTTAATACAATGTTTGTTCTCATATTTCATCCAAACACAACCATAAACATATTAAAATTGCATGCAATAATTAAATGTTGTCAAGCAATAAACATATTAAAATCGCATACAATAATTAAAAGTTGTCAAGCAATAGAATTCAGCATGCTACATTGTTCTCATATTTGATCCAGAGGTCATTAAGGTCAATTTGCTTTTTGACAGCATGCTTCCTTGgtatctgcatttttttttgtttaactaGTTTTACAATGATGGGAATTCTACTGGCTTCATCATGGAGAATACTAATTAAGAAGTACATGTTAATTGAATTGGTTTTGCTACTCTGTTAATCGCATGGTGCCACCCTTCTACATCGTTGTTAGTCCGAACAGGGTAGGTTCAGAGTCCTCCACTGTTCTGGGTATAACTTTGTAATGGTTTATATTAACTTTGTAAAGTTTAATATTACAATTTACATTTCTTTAAATTATAATAATTCTGTTATCAAAGTTTCTTATTGCACTTTACATCTCTTTaaattatatttattcattgcatttttttgttttaattatcaCTCTGTGGTGATAAGGTACTTATGTGTTAATACTATCTGAGGTACATAGCAGCCATGCAAGGTACATAGCAGCCATGGATGTTACATAGCAGCCAGGGATGGTACATAGAAGCCGGTGGTACATAACAGCCAATGGTACATAGACGCCTGTTTCCGTCcagtgtggtgttgctgtggtaggggatggtgttgatgtggtggCATGGTGTGATAATGAcgtatttattcttgtttcacTTTCCTAATCtatccttaacttttttttttctgtatttttttttcctaacctaatttaatcaAACAATTTGGTCCATTATTTCCCAGGATACACCATGCTGGACCGCCGCCGCTTCCGCCAGCTACCACAGTCGTCCCTTGGGGGTGCACGGGGGAGGGGGCGTGAGGCAGACATATCCCCgcccccacccacacccactcctACGGTCTGCCCATGCCATAAGTGTCCGCGCCGCCCTTCTGTCTCCCTGCGGCACGCCAGCCCACCGccacctcagctctttcacTGACGTATTCAAAAGTGTGAGTGTTTAGTGATAGATGGAATGTGAGatagataatgtgtgtgtgtgtgtgtgtgtgtgtgtgtgtgtgtgtgtgtgtgtgagattgacAAATAAGTAATGTGAGTATATGATAGATAGGTAGTGTAATTATGAGATGCAAAGATAGATAATATGAGtatgtgatagatagatagataaatatggcTTCTTCACACAGATACCAAAGATATGTAAGCAGtgtttaacccaacctaatttaTAGGtagacctaacctgacctaacttaatctaatctaacctaacctgacttgacataacctgatctaaccttaCTTTGCTTGaacctggcctaacctaacctaatctaatgcaTACCCTTGACAGGTTTTCACAGTCAAGGCCTCATCAGCAGACACTGAcgtcagtggtggtgtggacagtgttggtggtgttgtggagtCCCCTGTTGTGGCTGCAGGTGTGGatagcagtgttggtggtgcaggtgtggctGACCTCTCCACatctgtgcctcctcctccagctacaCCTCCTCTGTCTATTCAGGCtacttctggtgtgtgtgtgtgtgtgttttgtgatttttgtgtttatatttttgtttgtctttgtttaagtgtgtgttagtctgttttttttttccattgtcatTGTTTTCCCCTTCTGTCTGTCTTAGTTAATTTCTTTAtgtcagtctttcttttttttttttttttttttttttgtcttttccctaactatttttttctgtctacttGTCACTCTTTCTATGTGTGTATCTGTTTCtgagttttatctctctctctctctctctctctctctctctctctctctctctctctctctctctctctctctctctctctctctctctctctctctctctctctcagtatatttCTGTATCTCCGCATCTCAACCTGTATTGCCTTGCTCTCAGTCTGCCAGTCTATCTTGCACCCTAACACCTTGTCACCCTTACAGAGGCAGTGGAGTACATTCCCCTGCCCCCGGTGCCCCCTGAAGCAGTAGAGGTGCCCCTGACCGCCCTAGGAGAGCCCACCTTCTCCAGCCTGGGTCTTGGTGGCTGGACTCCCATTGGCATCATGCAGAACTGTTTAGAATTCTTACATGTCAGTGGTAGTCTTCCATGGTGGGCTACTATTGctattggtgagtgtgtgtgtgtgtgtgtgtgtgtgtgtgtgtgtgtgtgtgtgtgcagtcaaTAAACTATGTATCTATCACTCAAATatttcacctttctcttttctcatcttccccACAACCATTATTCAAATATTTaagctttttcctcctcttctctctcttcttctctcatctctccttagCAATCTTCCAAATATTcagccttcctcctcatctttcttaaccttactctttctcttattttcttctcctcttctcttttctcatctccccGCAGGCATCACCTAAATATTCACTCTTCCTACCTGTCTCTTGTTTCTCATTTCTTAATCatactcctcctcttgtcttctcttctctcatctccccaCAGCCATCACCGAAGTATtgaaccttcctcctcctctccccacagCCACAGTCATCCTGCGTACCCTCATCTTCCCTCTGGTGGTCATATCGCAGAGAAATGCGGCCAAAATGAACAACTATATGCCACAGTTGCAAGTCCTACAGATGAAGATGAGTGAGGCTAGAAACACTGGAGATCAGATTAATGGTACTGTCTTTGGAgggtttattggtgtttttttatttagtttttttatggttcttgtgttttgaggtgttgaaTCTATGCTaggcgtgtgttttttttttttttttttttttttttatttatttatttatttttttttcacttatctatcgatttattggtgttatttttgttttctaatgGTTATGTGCTTTGAGGTGTTGAATCTATGCTaggagtgtttatttatttatttatttattttatttgtttgttaattttgtgtttctcttttccagCGGCGAGATACAGTCAGGAACTGGTCACGTTTATGAAGGAGAAGCAGTTGAGTCCGCTGCGTAATATTGTCGTGCCTTTTGCTCAGgttagtgtcagtcagtcagtctatgtCAGTCTCTCAGTCAATTCAGTCATTTATTAACTGAGTCATTTGCTGTTCATGtattggtcagtcagtcaatctgcCATATAAATCTAACATGACTGTCTTTTATCTTTAAATTTGCTTATCTTAACCATCTCTATCTCACTAACCTAATATAATTGTTGCTATCTCCTTTGCCCAACCTTATCAAACTTTATTTAtatcgtaacctaacttaaatgaacttaattaacctaacttaacttaactcaCCCCACAGGCACAAATTttcactgtctctcttcctAATCTAATGTAATCACCCCTGTTCCCCCTTATCTAAACTTGTTACCATTTATTTATACCTTAACCTAATGTGACCTAATTTTAACCACCTCTTTTTCCACCCCTTAATTGTAACCTAAGTTAACCATACCTATCTCTCTTATATAACTTAATAACCTTTAATTTGTaccctaatttaacctaaccttactaacCCTTATTTTTACCTGATTTAAGCATACCTATCTCCCTTATCTAGCCTTCTATCTCTACCCTACcctacactaacctaacctaacctaacctaacctaacctaacctaatttcatTTACCCCACAGGCACCAATCTTCATCTCCATGTTTATCGGGCTACGTCGCATGGCCAACCTCCCACTGGACAGCCTGAAGGAAGGTGGCCTGGCCTGGTTCATGGACCTCACACTGGCCGATCCATACTACCTCCTGCCCATCATTACCTCCTGCACCATGCTGGCCACTATTGAGGTGATCTGACCCTCTTTGACCTCATATGACACTAGcgtttgatttttatttgattttgttctatttatttttctaggaTTGATGTCGGTAAGGGTGAATGAAAGTATTGCTGTTAAAAAGTGGTTCTGCTAATGTGATGTAATGTGGTTCAGTTTGCCAGTTAgttatttagtcagtcagtcagtcagttagttagtcagtcagtcagtaagtcagtcagttggtcagtcagtcagtcagttggtcagccagtcagtctttAAGTtggtcagtcatttagtcagtcagtcagtcattgctTATTCTATCCACTACAGCTTGGCACTGACGGGGCACGGCTGAGCTCACAGAACATGCAGGCAATGAAGTATGTGCTGAGAGGACTTCCCTTTGTCATCTTCCCCTTCACTATGAACTTCCCTGCTGtaagtatagagagagagaggttgttttctttgttggaCACTTATATGTATAATTCCCCTCCTTTTTTGCATTACTAGtggagaaaggtaaaaaaaaaccacatttacttttcttctacaACAAAAtgatcttgtcttccttctccaggtaaaaagAAATGTTTGTCAGACATTCATCCATTACAACACacaaaatgattaaaaaaactgtctttctctccttaaaATACAAAAATCCCTTGTGTTCCTTCCCCAGGCCATCTTGTGTTACTGGGTGTCCACAAATATGTTCTCTCTGGTGCAAGTTGGGTTCCTGCGAGTGCCAGCCATCAGAGATTACTTCCAGATCGACCCCCTCATCAAACACAAGCCAGAGACACTGccacagaagaagaaaggagcagTAGAGGGGTTCAAggactgtaagtgtgtgtgagtcagttcagtggtgtgtgtttgtgtgtgagtcagTCTGCTAGTTCAGTCAGTGAGCTTAATGGTTTTTATCAACATCTCAAGTAGTCTTTTATCTTGCATGTGAATCAGAGCCTTTATTTTCccatatttcaattattttttttcatctcttggaCAATACAGCACATATTCCTTtcaaattcttccttcctcttcattacagCTTGGAAAAACGTGAAGATTACTCTCATTTAACTctatttcctgcatttctgttaCAATACATCACATATTCGCTTCAGATCCTTGCTCTTCCATTACAGCTTGGAAGAAtatgaagatagcaagagagatTGAGGAGAGACACAAATATGACGAAATAAGGTTCAAGAAGGCTGGCACAGGACCCATCGTGAGGACCTACAGACACGACCCAACCAAGAAGATCATCAATGTACAAGCCAAGGTGAAGAAGTGAGGTGCTGCGGATGTGCTGAGGATGTGAGGGAGAACCAAGGAATGTGAGGCATTATACAGCACTGATGGAGGCTGTCTGACGGAGGTAGTGAAAGAAAGCTAAGTGAAGCAAGGTGTCCACATGGAGAAGGAAAGTATGAAGGAAAGCTAGGAGGAAAGTGtctgaagggggaaggaaaaattaagggaaactaggaggaaaatgaaaggaaagctaaatgaaggaagatgggagctgaagggaaaaatgaagcaggtaaggaaaactggagagagggaaaagatgagggCACTGGGAGAAAAATCAACTACTAAACTGAACACAACACTTGAGAAACATTATTATTGGTTATTTTTCTGATGTCcattttattctctcccttGAAAGTGAACCTGGATTTGGTAGGGAATTTTTATGTTCTGAACTAACAGTTGACTTGGCTCAGTGTGATAGATAAAGGTGAATTTTCTAGTATCTGTGAAGGTTGAGAGGCTGTGGAGGAGTTTGGGTCATCCACACAGCACTGCacagagaatgtgtgtgtgtgtgtggcaatagTTGACTCGCCATACGTTCGTTGTTTCTGAGTAAATGTTATACAGGTGACTCCTTACTTGACGAAGCAGTTTTCCTATCTATATTTATAACaaaagtaactctctctctctctctctctctctctctctctctctctctctctctctctctctctctctctctctctctctctctctctctctctctctctctctctctgtgactgtGTGTTACATGTGAGTGTGTCCGGTGTGTTACAAATGCAGTGTACATAATATAAATACTGTGCTAAGTTTGTCGCTCTTTGATTGTAATTGAATGATAAAAACCAAGCAATGTCTTTTATTACACTGGTTATGACCACACACTAATGTTCCTAGATAGAATGTCCCCTTCAAATAATGGATATGTCTTTGTCTCTATTCATTCTTAACCAAACACTGATTCACTTGGCATTCA
The DNA window shown above is from Portunus trituberculatus isolate SZX2019 chromosome 4, ASM1759143v1, whole genome shotgun sequence and carries:
- the LOC123510714 gene encoding mitochondrial inner membrane protein OXA1L-like produces the protein MVVPISRVASRGVVFTRELRHPYTTLLLVVKDTPCWTAAASASYHSRPLGVHGGGGVRQTYPRPHPHPLLRSAHAISVRAALLSPCGTPAHRHLSSFTDVFKSVFTVKASSADTDVSGGVDSVGGVVESPVVAAGVDSSVGGAGVADLSTSVPPPPATPPLSIQATSEAVEYIPLPPVPPEAVEVPLTALGEPTFSSLGLGGWTPIGIMQNCLEFLHVSGSLPWWATIAIATVILRTLIFPLVVISQRNAAKMNNYMPQLQVLQMKMSEARNTGDQINAARYSQELVTFMKEKQLSPLRNIVVPFAQAPIFISMFIGLRRMANLPLDSLKEGGLAWFMDLTLADPYYLLPIITSCTMLATIELGTDGARLSSQNMQAMKYVLRGLPFVIFPFTMNFPAAILCYWVSTNMFSLVQVGFLRVPAIRDYFQIDPLIKHKPETLPQKKKGAVEGFKDSWKNMKIAREIEERHKYDEIRFKKAGTGPIVRTYRHDPTKKIINVQAKVKK